In the Mycolicibacter sp. MU0102 genome, one interval contains:
- a CDS encoding DUF1810 domain-containing protein, with protein sequence MAGSTDPFGLQRFVDAQAAVYDTVIAELRAGRKRSHWMWFVFPQLAGLGGSAMAQRYGIASPAEARAYLAHAVLGPRLQECVGLINAVGGRSIEEILGWPDDIKLRSSMTLFGRACEGGGHVGRCCCRDFRAVLDRYYDGQEDPVTLDRLAWLARG encoded by the coding sequence ATGGCCGGAAGCACCGACCCATTCGGGCTACAGCGTTTCGTCGACGCACAGGCCGCGGTGTACGACACCGTGATCGCCGAATTGCGTGCCGGCCGCAAGCGCAGCCACTGGATGTGGTTCGTCTTTCCGCAGCTCGCCGGCTTGGGGGGCAGCGCGATGGCCCAGCGTTACGGCATCGCGTCGCCCGCCGAGGCACGCGCCTACCTGGCGCACGCCGTGCTGGGACCGCGACTGCAGGAGTGCGTGGGCCTGATCAACGCGGTCGGTGGCCGGTCCATCGAGGAGATCTTGGGCTGGCCCGACGACATTAAACTGCGTTCCTCGATGACGTTGTTCGGGCGGGCGTGTGAGGGTGGTGGCCACGTCGGCCGGTGCTGCTGCCGCGACTTTCGTGCGGTGCTGGACCGCTATTACGACGGGCAGGAGGATCCGGTGACCCTGGACCGACTGGCGTGGCTTGCCCGCGGGTGA
- a CDS encoding carboxymuconolactone decarboxylase family protein, with product MSIENLKNAIPEYAKDLKLNLGSIARTTVLNEEQLWGSLLATAAATRNATVLAEIGAEAADNLSAEAYQAALGAASIMGMNNVFYRGRHFLDGSYDDLRPGLRMNIIGNPGVDKANFELWSFAVSAINGCQACVASHEQVVREAGVGREAVLEALKVASIVAGVAQAVFAASADPTAT from the coding sequence ATGAGTATTGAGAACCTCAAGAACGCGATCCCGGAGTACGCCAAGGACCTCAAGCTCAACCTGGGTTCGATCGCCCGCACCACGGTCCTGAACGAAGAACAGCTCTGGGGCAGCCTGCTGGCCACTGCCGCGGCCACCCGCAACGCCACAGTGCTGGCCGAGATCGGGGCCGAGGCCGCCGACAACCTGTCGGCGGAGGCCTATCAGGCCGCCCTGGGCGCCGCGTCGATCATGGGCATGAACAACGTGTTCTACCGTGGTCGGCACTTCCTGGACGGCAGCTACGACGACCTGCGGCCCGGGTTGCGGATGAACATCATCGGCAACCCGGGGGTCGACAAGGCCAACTTCGAACTGTGGAGCTTCGCCGTCTCGGCCATCAACGGCTGCCAGGCGTGCGTTGCCTCCCACGAACAGGTCGTTCGGGAGGCGGGCGTCGGCCGCGAAGCGGTGCTGGAAGCTCTCAAGGTCGCCTCGATCGTGGCCGGGGTGGCGCAGGCGGTCTTCGCCGCCAGCGCCGACCCGACCGCTACCTAG
- a CDS encoding (2Fe-2S)-binding protein yields MYVCLCVGATNQMVSDAVAAGASTSKEVAAMCGAGGDCGRCRCTVRGIIEATLAATPTAADNGALRRLALDISPVGSH; encoded by the coding sequence ATGTACGTATGCCTGTGTGTCGGAGCCACCAATCAGATGGTGTCCGACGCCGTCGCCGCCGGGGCGTCGACGTCGAAAGAGGTAGCCGCGATGTGCGGCGCGGGTGGCGACTGCGGCCGGTGCCGCTGCACCGTTCGCGGCATCATCGAGGCCACCCTGGCCGCGACGCCCACCGCCGCCGACAACGGAGCGCTGCGGCGCCTCGCGCTGGACATCAGCCCCGTCGGGTCACACTGA
- a CDS encoding peroxiredoxin — MALLTIGDQFPAYSLTALVAGDLTKIDAKGPEDFFTTITSDDHKGKWRIIFFWPKDFTFVCPTEIAAFGKLNDEFADRDAQVLGASTDNEFVHYNWRLDHADLKTLPFPMLADLKRELVEATGVLNADGVADRATFIVDPNNEIQFVSVTAGSVGRNVDEVLRVLDALQSDELCACNWKKGEATLNVGELLKESL, encoded by the coding sequence ATGGCACTGCTGACCATCGGCGACCAGTTCCCGGCCTACAGCCTGACCGCGTTGGTCGCGGGCGATCTGACCAAGATCGACGCGAAGGGTCCCGAGGACTTCTTCACCACCATCACCAGCGACGACCACAAGGGCAAGTGGCGGATCATCTTCTTCTGGCCCAAGGACTTCACCTTCGTGTGCCCCACCGAGATCGCCGCGTTCGGCAAGCTGAACGACGAGTTCGCCGACCGCGACGCGCAGGTTCTCGGGGCGTCGACCGACAACGAGTTCGTGCACTACAACTGGCGCCTCGATCACGCGGACCTCAAGACGCTGCCGTTCCCGATGCTCGCCGACCTCAAGCGCGAGCTGGTCGAGGCCACCGGCGTGCTCAACGCCGACGGGGTCGCTGACCGGGCCACCTTCATCGTCGACCCCAACAACGAGATTCAGTTCGTCTCGGTGACCGCCGGGTCGGTGGGCCGCAACGTCGACGAGGTGCTGCGGGTGCTCGACGCCCTGCAGTCCGACGAGCTGTGCGCCTGCAACTGGAAGAAGGGCGAGGCCACCCTGAACGTCGGCGAGCTGCTCAAGGAATCTCTCTAG
- a CDS encoding hydrogen peroxide-inducible genes activator encodes MADTSYHPTLAGLRAFTAVAEKHHFSLAAAGLGLSQSTLSQALSSLEAGLGVQLIERSTRRVFLTAEGQQLLPHAHAVLDAAAQFSAAAAGVADPLQGAMRLGLIPTVAPYVLPAVLAGLSEQLPDLNLRVIEDQTERLLTGLREGAVDAAVMALPAEVPGLSEIPIYEEDFVLALPPGHALAGKRRVPPTALADLPLLLLDEGHCLRDQTLEICRNAGVRAELATTRAASLATAVQCVNGGLGVTLIPQTAVAVEAERNGLALAYFAPPRPGRRIGLVFRTSSGRDESYRRLAGIIGGVVAAGHQVALV; translated from the coding sequence ATGGCCGATACAAGTTATCATCCGACGCTGGCGGGGCTGCGGGCGTTCACCGCCGTGGCCGAGAAGCACCACTTCAGCCTGGCAGCCGCCGGGCTGGGCCTGAGCCAGTCAACGCTGTCGCAGGCCTTGTCGTCGTTGGAGGCCGGGTTGGGCGTCCAACTCATCGAGCGCTCCACCCGGCGGGTCTTCCTGACCGCCGAGGGGCAGCAATTGCTGCCGCACGCCCACGCAGTGTTGGATGCGGCGGCGCAGTTCTCGGCGGCTGCCGCCGGGGTGGCCGACCCGCTGCAGGGTGCCATGCGGCTCGGACTGATCCCGACGGTGGCGCCGTATGTGCTGCCCGCTGTGCTGGCCGGATTGTCCGAACAACTGCCGGACCTCAATCTGCGCGTGATCGAAGACCAGACCGAACGGCTGCTCACTGGGCTGCGCGAGGGCGCGGTCGACGCGGCCGTGATGGCGTTACCGGCTGAGGTGCCCGGACTGAGTGAAATACCGATCTACGAGGAGGATTTCGTGTTGGCGCTGCCGCCCGGCCACGCGCTGGCCGGTAAGCGTCGGGTACCGCCGACCGCGCTGGCGGACCTACCGTTGCTGCTGCTCGACGAGGGCCATTGCCTGCGCGACCAGACCTTGGAGATCTGCCGTAACGCGGGAGTTCGTGCCGAGTTGGCCACCACCCGCGCCGCATCGTTGGCCACCGCGGTCCAGTGCGTCAATGGTGGGCTGGGGGTGACGTTGATTCCGCAGACCGCGGTGGCGGTCGAAGCGGAGCGCAACGGGCTGGCATTGGCCTACTTCGCGCCGCCTCGGCCGGGCCGACGGATCGGGCTGGTGTTTCGCACCTCCAGTGGACGCGACGAGTCCTATCGGCGGCTGGCGGGCATCATCGGCGGCGTCGTCGCCGCGGGCCACCAGGTCGCGCTGGTCTGA
- a CDS encoding fatty-acid--CoA ligase, producing MRLVSPGNRVGISGSGISQRDDPHSLVLALDYRVDDVGRTWSLIQRDHSPLVDLGARHAVLYTSEFEPDRVLVTIGLRHRISVKELLRSPAVFEWFDRSGVNDLPAIFAGEVTEKISLAQPADEPDGSEVIVGAVATVADPADLMAKVHAGLDRFADAGVRKVWVYQAVDDGHEVMTLLEIDSAASAQRWIDHPDTAAEWMSGIGIGGYPRPFVGKVATSIDLMAPVGDGR from the coding sequence ATGAGACTCGTTTCGCCCGGCAATCGTGTCGGCATTTCGGGCAGCGGTATCTCGCAGCGAGACGATCCGCATTCCCTGGTGCTGGCGCTGGACTACCGGGTCGACGACGTGGGCCGGACGTGGTCGCTGATTCAGCGGGACCATTCCCCGCTTGTCGACCTGGGCGCCCGCCATGCGGTGCTCTACACGTCGGAGTTCGAGCCGGACCGGGTGCTGGTCACGATCGGCCTGCGGCACCGGATCTCGGTCAAGGAGCTCTTGCGCTCCCCCGCGGTCTTCGAATGGTTTGACCGCTCCGGCGTCAACGATCTGCCTGCGATCTTCGCCGGCGAGGTCACCGAAAAGATCAGCCTGGCCCAGCCCGCCGACGAACCGGATGGTTCGGAGGTGATCGTCGGAGCGGTTGCCACCGTCGCCGACCCCGCGGACCTGATGGCCAAAGTGCACGCCGGATTGGACCGGTTCGCCGACGCGGGAGTGCGCAAAGTGTGGGTGTATCAAGCAGTCGATGACGGACATGAGGTGATGACACTGCTGGAAATCGACAGTGCGGCAAGTGCACAGCGATGGATCGACCACCCGGACACCGCCGCGGAGTGGATGTCCGGCATCGGAATCGGTGGATACCCCCGGCCGTTCGTCGGGAAGGTCGCCACCTCGATCGATCTGATGGCGCCCGTGGGCGACGGTCGGTAG
- a CDS encoding sensor domain-containing protein: MLFVSYASQDRASVDPLVSVLRRADQQVWLDEELGGGEAWWQTILDRIRCCSVFVVALSNNSLRSKPCQAELAYARALQRPVLPVQIGPVDSVRVTPLAATQIIDYRMRDAAAHARLVAALQSLSRRAVPLPAQLPEEPMVPFAYLMRLSSELSGPELSYHKQGELVLELRSRLDEDCHDPTVRNDIVQLLCRLRDRPDVTVRTRTDVDAVLAANDPSFTAATVGMPVAAVTGPRPVIARPAPEVTRASADGSDRAGAAQRPRGGPAKKLLLAGAAVAVAAAGALAFGLTRTPPEAPAPNLAADDDVQAVMATPAMETVQADLEALKPAGAITASQPECLGVLYPGLDEVYRDSQAQRAAWKVLEEPGGLQRAGVNGRPFVDQDIVAFAPNSGRAAAFVEQSVAQWRGCAGQAVTVTYPDHNTYTWNIGDAVGSAPRISQTYTLGSEGYGCQRVLNAVADTVIDVKACGEHITDEAGALNDMIAALVTRAPAF; encoded by the coding sequence ATGCTGTTTGTCAGTTACGCCAGCCAGGATCGCGCGTCAGTCGATCCGCTGGTTTCCGTCCTGCGCCGCGCCGACCAGCAGGTGTGGCTGGACGAAGAGCTGGGCGGTGGTGAGGCGTGGTGGCAGACGATCCTGGACCGGATTCGGTGTTGCTCGGTGTTCGTCGTCGCTTTGTCCAACAACTCACTGCGGTCCAAGCCCTGTCAGGCGGAGTTGGCCTACGCGCGGGCGCTGCAACGACCGGTTCTGCCGGTGCAGATCGGCCCGGTCGACAGTGTGCGTGTGACCCCACTTGCGGCGACTCAGATCATCGACTACCGGATGCGTGACGCCGCCGCCCACGCTCGATTGGTCGCCGCCCTGCAGAGCTTGTCGCGCCGTGCGGTACCGCTGCCCGCACAGTTGCCGGAGGAGCCGATGGTGCCCTTCGCCTACCTGATGCGGCTCTCGTCGGAGTTGTCGGGACCCGAGCTGAGCTACCACAAGCAGGGCGAACTCGTCTTGGAGCTTCGTTCGCGGCTCGACGAGGACTGTCACGATCCCACTGTCCGCAACGACATCGTCCAGCTCCTGTGCCGGTTGCGCGACCGGCCGGACGTTACCGTGCGAACCCGAACCGACGTCGACGCGGTTCTGGCCGCCAATGACCCGAGCTTCACTGCCGCCACCGTCGGCATGCCGGTCGCCGCGGTTACCGGGCCGAGGCCCGTGATCGCCCGGCCGGCGCCCGAAGTCACGCGGGCCAGTGCGGACGGTTCGGATCGCGCTGGCGCCGCTCAGCGACCTCGGGGAGGGCCGGCGAAGAAGCTGCTGCTCGCCGGCGCGGCCGTGGCGGTGGCGGCGGCCGGCGCGCTGGCATTCGGACTGACCCGCACTCCACCGGAGGCGCCGGCACCGAATCTGGCCGCTGACGACGACGTACAGGCTGTGATGGCCACCCCCGCAATGGAGACCGTGCAGGCCGACCTCGAAGCGCTCAAGCCCGCCGGAGCAATAACGGCGTCACAGCCGGAATGCTTGGGTGTTCTCTACCCGGGCTTGGACGAGGTTTACCGGGACAGCCAGGCCCAGCGGGCGGCGTGGAAGGTGCTGGAGGAGCCGGGCGGCCTGCAACGCGCCGGCGTCAACGGCCGGCCTTTCGTGGACCAGGACATTGTGGCGTTCGCCCCGAACTCCGGGCGGGCGGCGGCGTTCGTTGAGCAGTCGGTGGCGCAGTGGCGGGGTTGTGCGGGCCAGGCGGTGACGGTGACCTACCCAGACCACAACACTTACACCTGGAATATCGGGGACGCCGTGGGTAGTGCACCGCGGATCTCGCAGACCTACACCCTGGGTTCCGAGGGCTACGGTTGCCAGCGGGTGCTCAACGCGGTGGCCGACACGGTAATCGACGTCAAAGCCTGTGGCGAGCACATCACCGACGAGGCGGGTGCGCTCAACGACATGATCGCCGCCCTGGTGACGCGGGCTCCCGCGTTCTGA
- a CDS encoding NAD-binding protein: MTGPAAEPSAQAKPGREAPPPETLQHKVLTGLTDPHWYWLLIPAGIVAFVLGLWGYGSYEGGEHSYSDAVYGAVKLFFLHAAPQPENHVGPALDIARFLAPVVAGWAALIALVSMFRDRVQQLLIPFKHGHVVVCGLGYAGFEFVRELRAAGYRAVIIESDEANPRIRTCRNWGFPVVLGDAQLSATLESAGVRRAARLLAVTSDSVANTEIVTLARRLADDSKISRRTFGRSSKDHLRCLARIEDPGLCVLLRLAEFNRGDDRMVVDFFNIDTVGARLLLAEHPVRIVQRPHIAVAHLDGVGSGLVFQAARQWHEERVDDQPLRVTVLDDQAAAKVAKLVANYPSLEEVCEFHCSPASVRDIDRVAQDTDCPITQAYVTGYHDERNVESALNLRRALDNTVPVVTTISRAYGVADLLEEQALGGSGVTVFRTLQETCTVELVEGGSLEAVAHEIHRRYCLMQPAGAPAPPPWPELADALKDSSRAQARHIGVKLRSIGCVIAPLRNWHARDFQFTDDEMDKLGTMEHDRWMHEKLDAGWTLGDEDPVLKKDPHLVPMEQLPPEVAEVDRIFVRAIPEMLAAVGLEIIDVAQTAPRYPARSLSH, translated from the coding sequence ATGACCGGTCCCGCGGCCGAACCGAGTGCTCAGGCAAAGCCCGGGCGCGAAGCCCCGCCACCGGAGACGCTGCAGCACAAGGTGCTGACCGGGCTGACCGATCCACACTGGTACTGGCTGCTGATCCCGGCGGGGATCGTTGCCTTCGTGCTGGGGCTCTGGGGCTACGGCTCCTACGAGGGAGGCGAGCATTCGTACTCCGACGCGGTCTATGGCGCGGTCAAGTTGTTCTTCCTGCACGCGGCCCCCCAACCGGAGAACCACGTCGGCCCCGCCCTAGATATCGCACGCTTCCTGGCGCCGGTGGTAGCCGGGTGGGCGGCGCTCATTGCGCTGGTATCGATGTTCCGGGATCGGGTGCAGCAACTGCTTATCCCGTTCAAGCACGGGCATGTGGTGGTCTGCGGTCTGGGCTATGCCGGGTTCGAGTTCGTCCGCGAGCTCCGTGCCGCGGGATACCGGGCCGTCATCATCGAGTCCGATGAGGCCAACCCTCGAATCAGGACTTGCCGCAACTGGGGATTCCCGGTCGTCCTCGGCGACGCTCAGCTCAGCGCAACCCTTGAATCAGCTGGAGTGCGGCGCGCAGCCCGGCTGCTCGCGGTGACATCGGACAGCGTTGCCAACACCGAAATCGTCACGCTGGCACGTCGTTTGGCCGATGACTCCAAGATTTCACGCAGGACCTTCGGCCGCTCAAGCAAAGACCACTTGCGCTGCCTGGCGCGCATCGAGGACCCCGGGCTATGCGTGCTGTTGCGGCTCGCGGAGTTCAATCGCGGCGATGACCGGATGGTCGTCGACTTCTTCAACATCGACACTGTCGGCGCTCGGCTGCTACTGGCCGAACATCCGGTGCGAATCGTGCAGCGGCCCCACATCGCCGTCGCCCACCTTGATGGCGTCGGATCGGGATTGGTGTTTCAGGCAGCCCGCCAATGGCACGAGGAACGCGTAGACGACCAGCCCCTGCGGGTGACGGTGCTCGACGACCAGGCCGCTGCCAAGGTGGCCAAGCTAGTGGCCAATTACCCCTCCCTCGAGGAAGTCTGCGAATTCCACTGCTCGCCTGCCTCGGTACGCGACATCGATCGGGTGGCGCAGGACACCGACTGCCCGATTACCCAGGCCTACGTGACCGGCTACCACGACGAACGCAACGTCGAGTCGGCGTTGAACCTGCGCCGCGCCCTCGACAACACCGTACCGGTGGTCACCACCATCTCACGCGCCTACGGTGTGGCCGACCTGCTCGAGGAGCAGGCGCTCGGCGGCTCCGGGGTCACGGTGTTCCGGACTCTGCAGGAGACCTGCACCGTGGAGCTCGTCGAGGGCGGATCCCTGGAGGCCGTTGCCCACGAAATCCACCGGCGCTACTGCCTGATGCAACCCGCTGGCGCGCCGGCGCCCCCGCCCTGGCCGGAGTTGGCGGATGCGCTCAAGGACTCCAGCCGGGCCCAAGCCCGCCACATCGGGGTGAAGCTGCGCAGCATCGGCTGCGTCATCGCTCCCCTGCGCAACTGGCATGCCCGCGACTTCCAGTTCACCGACGACGAGATGGACAAGCTGGGCACCATGGAGCACGACCGGTGGATGCACGAGAAGCTCGACGCCGGTTGGACTCTGGGCGACGAAGACCCGGTGCTCAAGAAGGACCCGCACCTGGTGCCGATGGAGCAATTGCCACCCGAGGTCGCTGAGGTCGACCGGATCTTCGTGCGGGCGATCCCGGAGATGCTGGCGGCTGTCGGCCTGGAGATCATCGACGTAGCCCAGACCGCTCCGAGATATCCGGCGCGCAGCCTCTCGCACTAG
- a CDS encoding alpha-hydroxy acid oxidase: MSAIRRRVPRIGDLAPLIRFRRPRLNRTARRLETALTVEDLRLLAKRRTPRAAFDYTDGAAEDEISLERARQAFRDIEFHPAILRDVSTVDTSREVLGAPVALPFAIAPTGFTRLMHTAGELAGARAAEAAGIPFALSTLGTASIEDVAAAAPRARRWFQLYMWHDRDRSMALLRRAAEAGYDTLLATVDCPVAGARRRDSRNGMSIPPALTLRTVADAAVHPAWWFDLLTTEPLSFASLDRWSGTVAQYMDTMFDPSLTFDDLAWVKSQWPGRFVVKGIQSLADARAVVDRGVDGIVLSNHGGRQLDRAPVPFQLLPEVAREVGADTEILLDTGIMSGADIVAAIALGARCTLIGRAYLYGLMAGGQAGVQRVIDILAEQIRRTMRLLGVSDLSELTPQHVTQLQRLVPRR, from the coding sequence ATGTCGGCGATCAGGCGGCGCGTTCCCAGGATCGGTGATCTTGCACCACTGATCCGTTTCCGCAGGCCACGGTTGAACCGCACCGCGCGTCGACTTGAGACGGCACTGACCGTCGAAGACCTACGCCTGCTCGCCAAACGGCGCACTCCCCGAGCCGCCTTCGACTACACCGACGGCGCCGCCGAAGACGAGATCTCGCTGGAACGAGCCCGACAGGCCTTCCGGGACATCGAGTTTCATCCGGCCATCCTGCGCGACGTCTCAACTGTCGACACCAGCCGCGAGGTGCTCGGCGCGCCGGTGGCGTTGCCGTTCGCGATCGCACCGACCGGCTTCACCCGCCTGATGCACACCGCGGGCGAGCTGGCCGGCGCCCGCGCCGCCGAGGCCGCCGGTATCCCGTTCGCGCTGTCGACCTTGGGCACCGCCTCGATCGAAGATGTCGCTGCGGCCGCTCCCAGGGCACGCCGCTGGTTTCAGCTGTACATGTGGCATGACCGCGACCGGTCGATGGCGCTGCTGCGGCGCGCCGCCGAAGCCGGCTACGACACCCTGCTGGCGACCGTCGACTGTCCGGTCGCCGGAGCGCGGCGACGCGACTCCCGCAACGGCATGTCCATCCCACCGGCACTGACGCTGCGCACGGTCGCCGATGCCGCGGTGCATCCGGCCTGGTGGTTCGACCTGCTCACCACCGAACCGTTGTCCTTTGCCTCGCTGGACCGATGGTCGGGCACCGTCGCGCAGTACATGGACACCATGTTCGATCCGAGCCTCACCTTCGACGATCTGGCCTGGGTCAAGTCCCAATGGCCGGGCCGGTTCGTCGTCAAAGGCATCCAGAGCCTCGCCGATGCCCGCGCGGTGGTCGATCGGGGTGTGGACGGCATCGTGCTGTCCAACCACGGCGGCCGCCAGCTCGATCGAGCGCCGGTACCGTTCCAGCTGCTGCCCGAAGTGGCGCGCGAGGTAGGGGCCGACACCGAAATCCTGCTGGACACCGGCATCATGTCCGGCGCCGACATCGTCGCGGCGATCGCGCTGGGTGCCCGCTGCACCCTGATCGGCCGGGCCTACCTCTATGGCCTGATGGCCGGCGGGCAGGCCGGCGTGCAGCGCGTGATCGACATCCTCGCCGAGCAGATCCGGCGCACCATGCGACTACTCGGGGTCAGCGACCTGTCCGAGCTGACGCCGCAGCATGTCACCCAGTTGCAACGACTGGTGCCGCGCCGGTAG
- the bfr gene encoding bacterioferritin, whose protein sequence is MQGDPEVLKLLNEQLTSELTAINQYFLHAKMQDNWGFTELAGHTREESMEEMRHAESVTDRILLLGGLPNYQRIGSLRIGQNLREQFESDLALEIDVLNRLRPGIVMCREKQDSTTAKLLETILVDEESHIDHLETQLELMDKLGEALYSAQCVSRPPS, encoded by the coding sequence ATGCAAGGCGACCCCGAGGTTCTCAAACTGCTCAACGAGCAGCTGACCAGTGAGCTCACCGCGATCAACCAGTACTTCTTGCACGCAAAGATGCAGGACAACTGGGGTTTCACCGAATTGGCCGGCCACACCCGCGAAGAGTCCATGGAGGAGATGCGCCACGCCGAGTCGGTCACCGATCGGATTCTGCTGCTCGGCGGCCTGCCGAACTATCAGCGCATCGGGTCGCTGCGCATCGGACAGAACCTGCGCGAACAGTTCGAGAGCGACCTGGCGCTGGAAATCGACGTGCTCAACCGGTTGCGGCCGGGCATCGTCATGTGTCGCGAGAAGCAGGACAGCACCACCGCCAAGCTTCTCGAGACCATCCTCGTCGATGAGGAATCCCACATCGACCACCTGGAAACCCAACTGGAGCTGATGGACAAGCTCGGCGAGGCGCTGTACTCGGCGCAGTGCGTCTCCCGCCCGCCGTCCTGA
- a CDS encoding enoyl-CoA hydratase/isomerase family protein: MILTIEDENRVRTLTLNRPEALNAFNEALYDATAEALLAAAEDPEVAVVLITGAGRAFSAGTDLAEMQAMVTDPDFVPGKHGFRGLIAALGQFPKPLICAVNGLGLGIGTTILGFADLAFMSSSARLKCPFTSLGVAPEAASSYLLPRLMGRQNAAWLLMSSEWIIADEALRMGLVFAVCEPDGLLGEARRHAEVLASRPISSLMAVKSAMVEPTRAETLAAVERENAFFAELLGGQANADALAEFTGRRGGESV, from the coding sequence GTGATCCTGACGATCGAAGACGAGAACCGGGTTCGGACTCTCACGCTGAATCGCCCCGAGGCGCTCAACGCGTTCAACGAGGCGCTCTACGACGCCACCGCCGAGGCGTTGCTTGCCGCCGCCGAGGACCCCGAGGTCGCGGTGGTCCTGATCACCGGGGCGGGCCGGGCGTTCAGCGCCGGCACCGACCTGGCTGAGATGCAGGCCATGGTGACCGACCCGGATTTCGTGCCCGGTAAACACGGCTTTCGCGGTCTCATCGCCGCGCTGGGGCAATTCCCGAAGCCGCTGATCTGCGCCGTCAACGGTCTCGGCCTGGGGATCGGAACGACGATCCTGGGCTTCGCCGACCTGGCGTTCATGTCATCGAGCGCGAGGCTGAAGTGTCCGTTCACCAGCCTGGGGGTGGCCCCGGAGGCGGCCTCGTCCTACCTGCTTCCGCGATTGATGGGACGGCAGAACGCGGCCTGGCTACTGATGTCCTCGGAGTGGATCATCGCTGACGAGGCGCTGCGGATGGGCTTGGTCTTCGCGGTCTGCGAGCCCGACGGGCTCCTGGGCGAGGCCCGCCGGCATGCGGAAGTTCTTGCATCCCGGCCGATTTCGAGCCTGATGGCGGTCAAGAGTGCGATGGTCGAGCCGACGCGGGCAGAGACCCTGGCTGCGGTCGAGCGGGAGAACGCGTTCTTCGCCGAGCTCTTGGGTGGCCAAGCCAACGCCGATGCGCTGGCCGAATTCACCGGCCGGCGAGGCGGCGAATCAGTGTGA
- a CDS encoding nucleoside deaminase has protein sequence MTLSDADRGHLARCVELAGEALIHGDDPFGSLLVDADGTVLFEDRNRAGDGDATRHPEFTIAQWAVANLIPAQRIQTTVYTSGEHCTMCAAAHAWVGLGRIVYASSAAQLTEWLRELQVPAAPVAPLPITTVAPHAVVDGPAPEFEQDLKALFRARYQNR, from the coding sequence GTGACGCTCAGCGACGCCGACCGTGGTCATCTGGCCCGCTGCGTCGAATTGGCCGGCGAGGCTTTGATACACGGCGACGATCCGTTCGGATCCCTGCTGGTCGACGCCGACGGCACGGTGCTCTTCGAGGACCGCAACCGGGCCGGCGACGGCGATGCCACCCGCCATCCCGAGTTCACCATCGCCCAGTGGGCGGTGGCCAATCTCATTCCGGCGCAACGTATCCAGACCACCGTTTACACCTCTGGCGAACATTGCACGATGTGCGCCGCGGCCCACGCCTGGGTCGGATTGGGCCGGATCGTCTACGCCTCATCGGCGGCGCAACTGACCGAATGGCTGCGCGAGCTGCAGGTGCCGGCGGCCCCGGTGGCCCCGCTGCCGATCACCACAGTCGCTCCCCACGCGGTGGTCGACGGGCCGGCGCCGGAATTCGAACAGGACTTGAAGGCGCTGTTTAGGGCCCGCTACCAAAATCGGTAA